A single genomic interval of Pseudomonas sp. FeN3W harbors:
- a CDS encoding S9 family peptidase: MKSPRNDSSTSLPYGEALPYGFWPSAWSAEAAAAASRDYAELRAGHGGLFWIEYDPVQGRCTLWFWQAGRACCLTPAGFSVRSRVYEYGGGAFCLTGQGIAFVNEADQQIYLQLSDGIDTAPPPIALTAESGRRYGDLQHDSVSDAILALEESHEAGGVVHRLVSISMVDGARRVVVESADFYASGLLSPDGARLAWIEWDRPEQPWTSTRLCVAERLPGGHWGSRRCLAGAKGGESLQQPRFAADGRLFCLSDRLGFWQPWYEADGQLLHHPLTASGEADTVQNFDCAPAPWQLGTSSYLPLADGSLLLTHMVDGYGWLFAHAADGSRRQLAEDFTRCRQLAANQTHVFCIAGAPERAPTVLAIEQISGAVQILAGGAQPLAVDQLSRPQPMRFPTGAGEVAHAFFYPPANANCRGESGALPPLVVFAHGGPTSASYPVFDPRIQYWTQRGFAVVDVNYRGSSGFGRAYRQRLREQWGIVDVEDACQAARALVEQGEVDPQRLFIRGSSAGGFTALSALATTALFRGGASLYGVSDPLALRRVTHKFEGDYLDWLIGDPQQVPERFRERAPLHNADRIGAPVIFLQGGQDAVVLPQQTESMVAALRDRGIEVEYRLYPEERHGFRQAANLADALQGELLFYQQLL; the protein is encoded by the coding sequence ATGAAATCGCCCCGCAACGATTCGTCCACGTCCCTCCCATACGGCGAAGCGCTGCCCTATGGCTTCTGGCCGAGCGCCTGGAGCGCCGAGGCCGCCGCGGCCGCGAGTCGGGATTATGCCGAGTTGCGGGCCGGGCACGGAGGGCTGTTCTGGATCGAGTACGACCCCGTTCAAGGACGCTGCACGCTGTGGTTCTGGCAGGCCGGCCGCGCATGTTGCCTGACTCCGGCCGGCTTTTCGGTACGCAGTCGCGTCTATGAATACGGCGGCGGTGCGTTCTGCCTGACCGGGCAGGGCATCGCCTTCGTCAACGAGGCGGATCAGCAGATCTACCTGCAGCTGAGCGACGGCATCGATACCGCACCGCCGCCAATCGCGCTGACGGCCGAGTCTGGGCGCCGTTATGGCGATCTGCAGCATGACTCCGTCAGCGATGCGATCCTGGCGCTGGAGGAATCCCATGAGGCCGGAGGCGTCGTGCATCGCCTGGTGAGCATCTCCATGGTCGATGGCGCACGTCGGGTTGTTGTGGAGAGTGCCGACTTCTATGCCTCTGGGCTGCTCAGTCCGGACGGCGCACGGCTGGCCTGGATCGAATGGGATCGTCCTGAGCAGCCCTGGACCTCGACGCGCCTGTGCGTGGCTGAGCGACTGCCCGGCGGGCACTGGGGCAGCAGGCGCTGCCTGGCCGGCGCGAAGGGTGGTGAGTCCTTGCAGCAGCCACGCTTCGCCGCTGACGGCCGGCTGTTCTGCCTCAGCGACCGTCTGGGCTTTTGGCAGCCTTGGTATGAGGCAGACGGCCAGCTGCTTCATCATCCGCTGACGGCCTCTGGAGAGGCGGATACGGTACAGAACTTCGATTGTGCACCGGCACCCTGGCAGCTGGGCACCAGCAGCTACCTGCCACTGGCCGACGGCAGCCTGTTGTTGACACATATGGTCGATGGTTACGGCTGGCTGTTCGCGCACGCTGCCGATGGCAGTCGGCGCCAACTGGCTGAGGACTTCACCCGTTGCCGCCAATTGGCCGCCAACCAGACCCATGTGTTCTGTATCGCTGGCGCTCCGGAGCGAGCACCCACGGTCCTTGCCATCGAACAGATCAGTGGAGCGGTGCAGATTCTCGCCGGCGGCGCGCAGCCGCTGGCGGTCGATCAATTGTCGCGCCCGCAGCCCATGCGCTTTCCGACCGGCGCTGGCGAGGTCGCACATGCTTTCTTTTACCCTCCCGCCAATGCGAACTGCCGCGGCGAGTCGGGGGCCTTGCCGCCGCTGGTGGTATTCGCCCATGGCGGGCCGACTTCGGCGAGCTATCCGGTATTCGATCCACGCATCCAATATTGGACCCAGCGCGGTTTCGCCGTGGTCGACGTGAACTACCGCGGCAGCAGCGGCTTTGGTCGGGCCTACCGGCAGCGATTGCGCGAGCAGTGGGGCATTGTCGATGTGGAGGACGCCTGCCAGGCCGCACGAGCACTGGTGGAACAGGGCGAGGTCGATCCGCAGCGCTTGTTCATCCGTGGCTCCAGTGCCGGTGGCTTCACGGCGTTGAGTGCGCTGGCCACGACAGCGCTGTTTCGCGGCGGCGCCAGTCTGTATGGCGTCAGCGATCCGCTGGCCCTGCGGCGGGTGACGCACAAGTTCGAAGGTGATTACCTCGACTGGCTGATCGGCGATCCGCAACAGGTGCCGGAGCGCTTTCGTGAGCGCGCCCCTCTGCATAATGCCGATCGTATCGGTGCGCCCGTCATCTTCTTGCAGGGCGGGCAGGATGCAGTGGTGTTGCCGCAGCAGACCGAGTCGATGGTCGCGGCTTTGCGTGATCGCGGCATCGAGGTCGAGTACCGCCTGTACCCCGAGGAGCGGCATGGGTTTCGACAGGCGGCCAACCTTGCGGATGCGCTGCAAGGTGAATTGCTCTTCTACCAACAGCTGCTCTGA
- the pqqE gene encoding pyrroloquinoline quinone biosynthesis protein PqqE, which produces MNGSGSSFAKPGYEPGPPLWLLAELTYRCPLQCPYCSNPLDFARSHEELSTAEWIEVFRQAREMGAAQLGFSGGEPLVRQDLAELIAVARGLGYYTNLITSGIGLTEEKIASFAEAGLDHIQISFQAADEEVNNLLAGSKKAFAHKLEMARAVKKHGYPMVLNFVTHRHNIDNIDQIIRLCIDLEADFVELATCQFYGWAELNRAGLLPSKEQLVRAERITNEWRDKLAAENHPCKLIFVTPDYYEERPKACMNGWGNLFLDITPDGTALPCHSARQLPVEFPNVREHSIEHIWRHSFGFNKFRGYDWMPEPCRSCDEKERDFGGCRCQAFMLTGDAANADPVCSKSAHHGKILAARDQADHGALGLDQLQHRNEKASKLILKV; this is translated from the coding sequence TTGAACGGTTCTGGATCGAGCTTCGCTAAACCCGGCTACGAGCCCGGCCCGCCGCTCTGGCTGCTGGCGGAGCTGACTTATCGTTGCCCGCTGCAGTGCCCGTACTGTTCCAATCCGCTGGATTTCGCCCGTAGCCACGAAGAGCTGAGCACCGCCGAGTGGATCGAGGTGTTCCGCCAGGCACGCGAGATGGGCGCCGCCCAGCTGGGCTTCTCCGGAGGCGAGCCGCTGGTGCGTCAGGACCTCGCCGAGCTGATCGCTGTTGCGCGTGGGCTCGGCTACTACACCAACCTGATCACCTCCGGTATCGGCCTGACCGAAGAGAAGATCGCCAGCTTCGCCGAGGCCGGCCTGGACCATATCCAGATCAGCTTCCAGGCCGCCGACGAAGAAGTGAACAACCTGCTCGCCGGCTCGAAAAAGGCCTTTGCCCACAAGCTGGAAATGGCCCGGGCAGTGAAGAAGCACGGCTACCCGATGGTGCTCAACTTCGTCACCCATCGGCACAACATCGACAACATCGACCAGATCATTCGTTTGTGCATCGACCTCGAGGCCGATTTCGTCGAACTCGCCACCTGCCAGTTCTATGGTTGGGCCGAGCTGAACCGCGCCGGGCTGCTGCCGAGCAAGGAACAGCTGGTACGTGCCGAGCGCATCACCAACGAGTGGCGCGACAAGCTCGCCGCCGAAAACCATCCGTGCAAGCTGATCTTCGTGACGCCCGATTACTACGAAGAACGCCCGAAGGCCTGCATGAACGGCTGGGGCAACCTGTTTCTCGATATCACGCCGGACGGCACGGCGTTGCCTTGTCACAGTGCGCGCCAACTGCCTGTTGAGTTCCCCAACGTACGCGAGCACAGCATCGAGCACATCTGGCGACATTCCTTCGGCTTCAACAAATTTCGTGGCTATGACTGGATGCCGGAACCCTGCCGCAGTTGCGACGAGAAGGAGCGTGACTTCGGCGGCTGCCGCTGCCAGGCATTCATGCTCACCGGCGATGCCGCCAATGCCGACCCCGTTTGCAGCAAGTCGGCGCATCACGGCAAGATCCTTGCGGCTCGCGATCAGGCAGATCACGGCGCGCTGGGGCTCGATCAGCTGCAGCATCGTAACGAGAAGGCTTCCAAGCTCATCCTCAAGGTATGA
- the pqqD gene encoding pyrroloquinoline quinone biosynthesis peptide chaperone PqqD — MSDIQLTQIPAFRRGFRFQWEPAQSCHVLLYPEGMIKLNESAAAVLTEVDGTRSVGAIVADLQARYPDAEGIQEDIVAFLEVAVERFWIELR, encoded by the coding sequence ATGAGCGATATCCAACTGACCCAGATTCCAGCATTCCGCCGTGGCTTCCGCTTCCAGTGGGAACCCGCGCAGAGCTGCCATGTGCTGCTTTATCCGGAAGGGATGATCAAGCTCAACGAGAGCGCCGCGGCGGTGCTGACCGAAGTGGACGGGACGCGTAGCGTCGGTGCGATCGTCGCCGATCTGCAGGCCCGCTATCCCGATGCCGAAGGGATTCAAGAAGATATCGTTGCGTTCCTGGAGGTTGCCGTTGAACGGTTCTGGATCGAGCTTCGCTAA
- the pqqC gene encoding pyrroloquinoline-quinone synthase PqqC, whose translation MILPAMSPAEFEQALRAKGEYYHIHHPFHRAMYAGEATREQIQGWVANRFYYQVCIPVKDAAIMANCPDRDTRREWIQRIIDHDGAPGEEGGIEAWLRLAEAVGLDREQVLSQELVLPGVRFAVDAYVNFARRASWQEAASSSLTELFAPTIHQSRLDSWPQHYPWIDASGYDYFRKRLKEARRDVEHGLRITLEHYRTREAQERMLEILQFKLDVLWSMLDAMSMAYELDRPPYHTVTRERIWHKGISL comes from the coding sequence ATGATCCTGCCAGCCATGAGCCCCGCGGAATTCGAACAGGCGCTGCGCGCCAAGGGCGAGTACTACCATATCCATCACCCGTTCCACCGGGCCATGTACGCCGGGGAGGCGACACGCGAGCAGATTCAGGGCTGGGTCGCCAACCGTTTCTACTATCAGGTCTGCATTCCGGTGAAGGATGCGGCGATCATGGCCAACTGCCCGGATCGCGACACCCGTCGGGAGTGGATCCAGCGCATCATCGATCACGACGGCGCGCCAGGCGAAGAGGGGGGGATCGAGGCCTGGTTGCGACTGGCGGAAGCCGTCGGGCTGGACCGCGAGCAGGTGCTGTCGCAGGAACTGGTGCTGCCCGGCGTGCGTTTCGCCGTGGATGCCTACGTCAACTTCGCCCGCCGCGCCAGTTGGCAGGAGGCCGCCAGCAGCTCGCTGACCGAACTCTTCGCCCCGACCATCCACCAGTCGCGCCTGGACAGCTGGCCGCAGCACTATCCGTGGATCGATGCGTCCGGCTACGACTACTTCCGCAAGCGCCTGAAGGAAGCCCGCCGCGATGTCGAGCACGGCCTGCGGATCACCCTGGAGCACTACCGCACCCGCGAGGCGCAGGAGCGTATGCTGGAGATTCTGCAGTTCAAACTCGACGTGCTGTGGAGCATGCTCGACGCCATGAGCATGGCCTATGAACTGGATCGCCCGCCGTACCACACCGTGACCCGCGAGCGTATCTGGCACAAGGGCATCAGCCTCTAG
- the pqqB gene encoding pyrroloquinoline quinone biosynthesis protein PqqB, whose amino-acid sequence MFIRILGSAAGGGFPQWNCNCANCAGLRAGTLNAKARTQSSIAISDNGVDWILCNASPDIRAQLESFPTLQPARAPRDTAIGAIVLLDSQIDHTTGLLTLREGCPHEVWCTEMVHQDLTTGFPLFNMLEHWNGGLKWNPIALTGSFTIPCCPSLHITPIPLRSSAPPYSPHRNDPHPGDNIGLLIDDRKTGGTLFYAPGLGKVSDELLETMRQADCLLVDGTLWRDDEMLVREVGTKLGSEMGHLQQSGPGGMIEVLDGMPAVRKILIHINNTNPILDEDSVERETLGEHGIEVSFDGMNIEL is encoded by the coding sequence ATGTTCATCCGTATTCTTGGGTCCGCTGCGGGCGGTGGTTTTCCGCAGTGGAACTGCAATTGCGCCAACTGCGCCGGCCTGCGCGCCGGCACGCTCAATGCGAAGGCGCGCACCCAGTCGTCGATCGCCATCAGCGACAACGGTGTCGATTGGATTCTGTGTAATGCCTCGCCGGACATCCGCGCTCAGCTGGAGTCGTTCCCGACGCTACAGCCAGCCCGGGCGCCGCGAGATACCGCCATCGGTGCCATCGTTCTGCTGGACAGCCAGATCGATCACACCACCGGCCTGCTGACCTTGCGTGAGGGTTGCCCGCATGAGGTCTGGTGCACCGAGATGGTTCATCAGGACCTGACCACCGGGTTTCCGCTGTTCAACATGCTCGAACACTGGAACGGCGGCTTGAAATGGAACCCCATCGCCCTGACCGGCAGCTTCACCATTCCCTGTTGCCCTAGCCTGCACATCACGCCGATTCCGCTGCGCAGCTCCGCGCCGCCGTATTCACCGCACCGCAATGACCCGCATCCCGGCGACAACATCGGCCTTCTGATCGACGATCGCAAAACCGGTGGCACGTTGTTCTATGCGCCGGGCCTGGGCAAGGTCAGTGACGAACTGCTGGAAACCATGCGCCAGGCTGATTGCCTGCTGGTCGACGGCACCCTGTGGCGCGATGACGAAATGCTCGTGCGCGAGGTCGGCACCAAGCTCGGCAGCGAGATGGGACACCTGCAGCAGAGCGGCCCGGGCGGCATGATCGAGGTGCTCGACGGCATGCCCGCGGTTCGCAAGATCCTCATCCACATCAACAACACCAATCCGATCCTCGATGAAGATTCCGTCGAACGCGAAACCCTCGGCGAGCATGGAATCGAAGTGTCCTTCGATGGCATGAACATCGAGCTATAG
- the pqqA gene encoding pyrroloquinoline quinone precursor peptide PqqA: MWTKPAFTDMRIGFEVTMYFANR, encoded by the coding sequence ATGTGGACTAAACCCGCTTTCACCGACATGCGTATTGGTTTCGAAGTCACCATGTACTTCGCAAATCGTTGA
- a CDS encoding NADH:flavin oxidoreductase — MSQLLEPCSLKHLKLRNRAVVAPMTRVSAEAEGAANELMRDYYASFAKGGFAMLISEGIYTDTAYSQGYFNQPGLATEAHRDSWRLVVDAVHDAGAAFIAQLMHGGAQTQGNIHHARHVAPSAVQPGGSQLTFYGGEGPYATPAQISEDEIQEAIAGFAQAAVHAREAGFDGVELHGANGYLLHEFISTEFNQRDDHWGGDFLDRLRLPLMVIAAVRAAVDDEFVVGMRLSQSMVCDSQLKWEGGADEARQRFRTLAEAGLDYLHVTEPDAAAPAFGSGSSFAALAKGSVSIPVIGNGGIVTGEQAEKLLTQGEMDLVAVGKAALANNDWPQRIAQGLPLNEFDGTMFVPMATITNELAWRNANGRPALGSS; from the coding sequence ATGTCGCAACTGCTCGAACCCTGTTCGCTGAAACACCTGAAGCTGCGCAATCGTGCAGTCGTTGCGCCGATGACCCGCGTCAGTGCCGAAGCCGAAGGTGCCGCCAATGAGTTGATGCGCGATTACTACGCCTCGTTCGCCAAGGGCGGATTCGCCATGCTCATCAGCGAAGGCATCTATACCGATACGGCCTACAGCCAGGGTTACTTCAACCAGCCCGGGCTTGCGACCGAAGCTCACCGGGACAGCTGGAGGCTGGTAGTCGACGCCGTGCACGACGCTGGCGCCGCGTTCATCGCCCAGCTCATGCACGGAGGCGCGCAGACACAGGGCAACATCCATCATGCCCGGCACGTTGCGCCATCGGCGGTGCAGCCTGGTGGCTCGCAGCTGACCTTCTACGGCGGCGAAGGCCCCTATGCAACGCCCGCGCAGATCAGCGAAGACGAGATTCAGGAAGCCATCGCCGGGTTTGCACAGGCCGCGGTCCATGCTCGTGAAGCCGGTTTCGACGGCGTCGAGTTGCACGGTGCGAACGGCTACCTGCTGCACGAGTTCATCAGCACCGAGTTCAATCAGCGCGACGATCACTGGGGTGGAGATTTCCTCGACCGCCTGCGCTTGCCGCTGATGGTCATCGCGGCGGTGCGGGCCGCGGTTGACGATGAATTCGTGGTCGGCATGCGTCTGTCGCAGAGCATGGTGTGCGACAGCCAGCTGAAGTGGGAGGGTGGGGCGGACGAAGCCCGGCAGCGTTTCCGCACGCTGGCTGAGGCCGGCCTCGATTATCTGCATGTCACCGAGCCGGATGCCGCTGCGCCGGCTTTCGGCAGCGGATCGAGCTTCGCTGCGCTTGCCAAGGGTAGCGTTTCGATCCCGGTGATCGGCAATGGCGGCATCGTTACGGGCGAGCAAGCCGAAAAGTTGCTGACTCAGGGGGAAATGGACCTGGTCGCTGTCGGCAAGGCCGCGTTGGCGAACAACGACTGGCCGCAGCGAATCGCGCAGGGACTGCCGCTGAATGAATTCGACGGCACGATGTTCGTACCCATGGCGACCATCACCAATGAACTGGCCTGGCGTAATGCCAACGGTCGGCCGGCACTGGGTTCAAGTTGA
- a CDS encoding aldehyde dehydrogenase family protein: MIYAQPGTPGAVVSFKPRYGNYIGGEFVPPVKGEYFVNTSPVNGEVIAEFPRSGAEDIERALDAAHAAADAWGKTSVQDRALILLKIADRIEANLEKLAIAETWDNGKAVRETLNADVPLAADHFRYFAGCIRAQEGSAAEINEHTAAYHFHEPLGVVGQIIPWNFPLLMAAWKLAPALAAGNCIVLKPAEQTPLSIMVFIEVVGDLLPPGVLNIVQGFGKEAGQALATSTRIAKIAFTGSTPVGSHIMRCAAENIIPSTVELGGKSPNIFFEDIMNAEPAFIEKAAEGLVLAFFNQGEVCTCPSRALIQESIFEPFMEVVMKKIKAIKRGNPLDTDTMVGAQASEQQFDKILSYMEIAQQEGAQILTGGAAEKLEGSLSTGYYVQPTLIKGHNKMRVFQEEIFGPVVGVATFKDEAEALAIANDTEFGLGAGVWTRDINRAYRMGRGIKAGRVWTNCYHLYPAHAAFGGYKKSGVGRETHKMMLDHYQQTKNLLISYDINPLGFF; the protein is encoded by the coding sequence ATGATCTACGCCCAGCCCGGTACCCCAGGCGCCGTCGTATCCTTCAAGCCGCGCTACGGCAACTACATCGGCGGCGAATTCGTCCCGCCGGTCAAAGGCGAGTACTTCGTCAACACCTCGCCGGTGAATGGTGAAGTCATTGCCGAATTCCCGCGGTCGGGTGCCGAAGACATTGAAAGAGCGTTGGACGCCGCGCACGCTGCTGCCGATGCCTGGGGCAAGACCTCGGTGCAGGACCGCGCACTGATTCTGCTGAAGATCGCCGATCGCATCGAAGCCAACCTGGAAAAGCTCGCAATCGCCGAAACCTGGGACAACGGCAAGGCCGTTCGTGAGACCCTGAACGCCGACGTACCGCTGGCTGCAGATCACTTCCGCTACTTCGCCGGCTGCATCCGCGCCCAGGAAGGCAGCGCCGCCGAGATCAACGAGCACACCGCGGCCTACCACTTCCATGAGCCGCTGGGTGTTGTCGGCCAGATCATCCCGTGGAACTTCCCGCTGCTGATGGCGGCCTGGAAACTGGCTCCGGCCCTGGCCGCTGGCAACTGCATCGTGCTCAAGCCGGCCGAGCAGACACCGCTGTCGATCATGGTATTCATCGAAGTGGTAGGCGATCTGCTGCCACCGGGCGTGCTGAACATCGTTCAGGGCTTCGGCAAGGAAGCAGGCCAAGCGCTGGCCACCAGTACCCGCATCGCCAAGATCGCCTTCACCGGCTCGACCCCGGTCGGCTCGCACATCATGCGCTGCGCCGCCGAGAACATCATTCCGAGCACCGTGGAGCTGGGTGGCAAGAGCCCGAACATCTTCTTCGAAGACATCATGAATGCGGAGCCAGCGTTCATCGAGAAAGCTGCCGAAGGCCTGGTGTTGGCCTTCTTCAACCAGGGCGAGGTCTGCACCTGCCCGTCGCGCGCACTGATTCAGGAATCGATCTTCGAGCCCTTCATGGAAGTGGTGATGAAGAAGATCAAGGCGATCAAGCGTGGCAACCCGCTGGATACCGACACCATGGTCGGCGCTCAGGCATCCGAGCAACAGTTCGACAAGATCCTCTCCTACATGGAGATCGCCCAGCAGGAAGGCGCACAGATCCTCACCGGCGGTGCCGCCGAGAAGCTCGAAGGCAGCTTGTCGACTGGCTACTACGTGCAGCCGACCCTGATCAAGGGTCACAACAAGATGCGTGTGTTCCAGGAAGAGATCTTCGGGCCGGTGGTTGGCGTGGCGACCTTCAAGGACGAGGCCGAAGCCCTGGCGATCGCCAACGACACCGAGTTCGGCCTGGGCGCCGGCGTCTGGACCCGCGACATCAATCGCGCTTACCGCATGGGTCGTGGCATCAAGGCCGGTCGCGTCTGGACCAACTGCTATCACCTGTACCCGGCGCACGCAGCGTTCGGTGGCTACAAGAAGTCCGGCGTTGGCCGCGAAACTCACAAGATGATGCTCGACCACTATCAGCAAACCAAGAACCTGCTGATCAGCTACGACATCAATCCGCTCGGATTTTTCTGA
- the pqqA gene encoding pyrroloquinoline quinone precursor peptide PqqA — MRRYAMQWIDPDFCDLRLGFEVTAYVYVR, encoded by the coding sequence ATGAGGAGATACGCCATGCAGTGGATCGATCCGGACTTCTGCGACCTGCGTCTGGGCTTCGAAGTCACCGCGTACGTCTACGTACGCTGA
- the pqqD gene encoding pyrroloquinoline quinone biosynthesis peptide chaperone PqqD: protein MTTTIISIACCYEIRPPFLFRWEDSQQAHVLLYPEGIVKLNTTGGKILQRCDGKTSVAELIDQLALSYNASNVDAIRNGVLNFLEVSHGKGWIRAKA from the coding sequence ATGACGACAACAATCATTTCAATAGCCTGTTGCTACGAGATTCGCCCGCCCTTCCTATTTCGCTGGGAAGACTCGCAGCAAGCCCACGTGCTCCTCTACCCCGAGGGCATCGTCAAGCTGAACACCACCGGCGGCAAGATTCTTCAGCGCTGCGACGGCAAGACCAGCGTCGCCGAACTGATCGACCAGCTCGCGCTTAGCTACAACGCATCCAACGTCGACGCGATTCGCAACGGCGTCCTGAACTTCCTGGAGGTATCTCATGGCAAGGGCTGGATCCGAGCTAAGGCTTGA
- the pqqE gene encoding pyrroloquinoline quinone biosynthesis protein PqqE: MARAGSELRLDGSGNPVWLLLELTYQCPLQCVFCSNPRNFAGYRQDELSTAEWIDVMAQARAMGAMQIGFSGGEPTLRKDLETLVAEADRMGYYTNLITSGIGLTEARLRALKDAGLRHIQLGFQSTDRDVARQLAGVDVLERKLGMARLIKSMGFPMVLNVPITRQNIAQVPDIIEFAVELGVEYLELANVQYYNWALLNRDALMPTHAELRKAEDEVHKARERFGDRLTIFFVIPDYYEGRPKACMNGWGAIHVTIAPNGNVLPCSQASNFKNLTFPNVRQQRLEQIWHDSPVFNLYRGDAWMPKPCRSCDEKDKDFGGCRCQALLLTGNGANTDPACNKSPHHQLIRQAVELAQDATRPQGTLIARQASQGVELETAP; encoded by the coding sequence ATGGCAAGGGCTGGATCCGAGCTAAGGCTTGATGGCAGTGGCAACCCGGTCTGGTTGCTGCTGGAACTGACCTATCAGTGCCCGTTGCAGTGCGTGTTCTGCAGTAATCCACGCAACTTCGCCGGTTACCGCCAGGATGAACTGAGCACTGCCGAGTGGATCGACGTGATGGCCCAGGCCCGTGCCATGGGTGCGATGCAGATCGGCTTCTCCGGCGGCGAGCCGACGCTACGCAAGGACCTCGAAACGTTGGTCGCCGAAGCTGACCGCATGGGCTACTACACCAACCTGATCACGTCCGGCATAGGACTGACCGAGGCGCGCCTACGCGCCCTGAAGGATGCCGGGTTACGCCACATCCAGCTCGGTTTTCAATCCACCGACCGCGATGTGGCCCGTCAGCTGGCTGGCGTCGATGTCTTGGAGCGCAAGCTCGGCATGGCGCGGCTGATCAAGTCAATGGGCTTCCCCATGGTGCTCAACGTACCGATCACCCGGCAGAATATCGCTCAGGTACCGGACATCATCGAGTTCGCTGTCGAGCTGGGGGTCGAGTACCTCGAACTGGCGAACGTGCAGTACTACAACTGGGCGTTGCTCAACCGCGATGCGCTGATGCCGACCCATGCCGAGCTGCGCAAAGCCGAAGACGAGGTGCACAAGGCACGCGAGCGTTTCGGTGATCGCCTGACCATCTTCTTCGTCATCCCCGACTATTACGAAGGTCGCCCCAAGGCCTGCATGAACGGCTGGGGCGCCATTCACGTCACCATCGCGCCGAATGGCAACGTGCTGCCCTGCTCCCAGGCCAGCAACTTCAAGAACCTGACCTTCCCCAACGTGCGTCAGCAACGACTGGAGCAGATCTGGCACGACTCGCCGGTATTCAACCTCTACCGCGGCGACGCCTGGATGCCCAAACCCTGTCGCAGCTGTGACGAGAAGGATAAGGACTTTGGCGGTTGCCGCTGCCAGGCATTGCTGCTGACCGGCAACGGCGCCAACACCGATCCGGCCTGCAATAAATCCCCGCATCATCAGCTGATTCGCCAGGCCGTTGAACTGGCGCAGGATGCCACGCGGCCGCAAGGTACTCTGATCGCCCGACAGGCCAGCCAGGGGGTGGAACTTGAAACTGCCCCATGA
- a CDS encoding urate hydroxylase PuuD: MQLPILDLLARYAHLLFALVWVGHNYANFIQNPRFVPLQNGIDTAMLNRDLEARMKREHGIFRYASVVVWASGMSMLWQRDWLVDALLLQGHLAVIGLGAWIGTAMLLNLWLVLWPHQKKLLGFVPATLEERVRCSRITFLSSRSNTILSFPLLFLMASGGHGLHLF; this comes from the coding sequence ATGCAGCTGCCGATTCTCGATCTGCTGGCCCGCTACGCGCACCTGCTGTTCGCGCTGGTCTGGGTCGGGCACAACTATGCCAACTTCATCCAGAACCCACGCTTCGTGCCACTGCAAAACGGCATCGACACCGCCATGCTGAACCGCGATCTGGAAGCGCGGATGAAACGTGAACACGGCATCTTCCGCTACGCCTCAGTGGTGGTCTGGGCATCCGGCATGTCCATGCTCTGGCAGCGCGACTGGCTGGTCGATGCGCTGCTGCTGCAGGGCCATCTGGCGGTGATCGGTCTTGGTGCCTGGATTGGTACGGCGATGCTGCTCAACCTCTGGCTGGTGCTCTGGCCGCACCAGAAGAAGCTGCTCGGCTTCGTCCCGGCGACCTTGGAAGAGCGTGTGCGCTGCTCGCGGATCACTTTTCTTTCATCGCGCAGCAACACCATCCTGTCCTTTCCCCTGCTGTTCCTAATGGCGAGTGGTGGTCATGGCCTGCATCTGTTCTGA